The sequence below is a genomic window from Brevibacillus agri.
CTGGAGCAATTCGAAAAGATGGGGGTAGACAGGACGTATGTCATGAAGTTCGATATCGGGTTTGCCGCGGTTTACCCGGAGGACTTCATTACCGAGTGCATGCTTCCCCTCGCGTGCCGGCATGTCGTGGTCGGCTTCGACTACACGTTTGGCTACAGGGGAATGGGAACCGCCCAAACGCTGCAGGAGATGAGCAAAGGCCGCTACGGGCTCGACATCATCAGCCCGGTCAACCGGCTGGGGGAAAAAGTGAGCAGCACGATCATCCGCGAGTATCTCCACCACGGAAATGTCGAGCAGGTGCGCCATCTGCTGGGCCGCCCGTACAAGGTGCGCGGCAAGGTCGTTCACGGCGACAAGCGCGGGCGCACGATCGGCTTCCCGACGGCGAACGTCCGGGTCGGACAGCCTTATCTCATCGGCAAAAACGGCGTGTACGGCGTGCGCTTCACGGTCGATTCCAAGAGCTACTTCGGCGTGATGAATGTCGGGATCAAGCCTACGTTTGAGCTGGAGAAGAAAGAAAAATCACTAGAAGTGCACATTTTCGAGTTCTCTGGTGAC
It includes:
- a CDS encoding bifunctional riboflavin kinase/FAD synthetase, giving the protein MKTISLTYPLPNELQATPCAIALGYFDGVHIGHRRVIQKAIDTAKTNGWESTVLTFDPHPREVLGQSGYTSYLTPLSDKLEQFEKMGVDRTYVMKFDIGFAAVYPEDFITECMLPLACRHVVVGFDYTFGYRGMGTAQTLQEMSKGRYGLDIISPVNRLGEKVSSTIIREYLHHGNVEQVRHLLGRPYKVRGKVVHGDKRGRTIGFPTANVRVGQPYLIGKNGVYGVRFTVDSKSYFGVMNVGIKPTFELEKKEKSLEVHIFEFSGDIYDKEVEVEFLFYIREEQKFGGVDALIAQIGRDVDMAKRKFAEGIS